TCCGCGTCATGGGGCGCCTCCTCCGGAACGCTCCTTGGCTTTTCAAATCCGGAATCGTCGAAATGGAGCGTCTTTCCTCCGCTGACGATCATGGCCCTTTCCACCGCGTTCTCCAACTCGCGCACATTGCCCGGCCATGCATAAGTCTCAAGCCTTTTAACGGCTCCCGGGGCTAAGGAGGGATACTCGGCAAAGCCCATTTCCCGATATTTTTTGTGCATGAAATATTGGGTCAGAGCGGGAATGTCGCAAGCCCGCTCCCTAAGAGGGGGAATGTAGATGGGAAACACCTTCAGCCTGAAATACAGATCCTTTCGGAACGAGCCTTCCGCCACCATGTCCTCCAGGTTCCGGTTGGTGGCGGCGATGACCCGGGCGTCCACCTTGATGGTCTTGGCGCTTCCCACCGGTTCAAACTCCATTTCCTGCAAGACGCGCAGGAGCCGAAGCTGGGCGGCCTTGGGGAGTTCGCCGATTTCATCCAGGAAGATGCTGCCCTGGTGCGCCCTTTCAAACCGGCCGCGCTTGTTTTCAAAGGCGCCCGTAAACGCGCCTCGCACATGACCGAAAAGCTCGCTGTCGATCAGGGCCTCTGAAATGGCGCCGCAGTTGACCTTGATGAACGGCTCATTCCGCCTGGAAGAGTACTTGTGAATGGCGTTGGCGATCACCTCCTTGCCCACGCCCGTCTCCCCCATCAGAAGGACGGGGCTGGAAAGGGGCGCCACCTTGTTCACCTGCTGCATCACGTGCTTGAGGCCGAAGTCCGCGCCGATAATCTCATCGCTTTTTTGGGAAAGAAGCTCCTGTTGAAGGTATTTGTTGTCATCCGCCAGGAGATTTTTCAACTCCAGCAATTCAATATATCTTCGGCTGTTGGAGATGGCCACGGCGAAGGGGGATTGCAATAATCGCAGCCTGTGAAGGTGCTCCCGCCCGAACCGGCTCTCCCCCCTGGCTTCAAAGGCGATAACCCCCACCTCCTTGCTGCCCAGGCTCAGGCGCATCATCATCAGGGAGCGTATGCCGGAAAGACCTGCAATTTTAAGCATGTGCTGCCCCAAGGCGCCTTTATCCGCCCTATCCAAAAGCACTTCTTCAGGCAGGTCGGAGCCGTCTCCAATGAGCCGCCAAACCGGGGCGGGGTAGTCGAACCGGATATTCAACTGCCGCCCGCCATCGCCATTCGCCATGGCGTAAACAACGCCCGTTTTTTCCTTTAAATCAATAAAATGGAGATAGACGCTCTCCGCCGGAATGAAATTTTTCAAATAATCCAGGCAGTCAAACAAGGCTTTTTCGATTTCAATGGACCCGCAGATGCGCAGGGTGGCTTCCCGGAAGAATTTGTTTTCATCCATGTTCATGGCGCCTCGGCATGTTTAGTAATTATCTAATATGACATTTTATCCCCATTTTTACCTTATATGCAACTTAAAATATCAAATAAGCCATTTTGTCCAAAGCATTTTTACTAACCACTTGAAATACTATCAAATTCAGATTGGCGCCCCATTTGCTCCAAGAAAAACGGCTGCAAAGGCGTTTTGAAATACAACAGTCTGACAATTGTCTTTCGCCGCCTATTTTTGGGGGGCGGACATGCGGCTGCGCAGACGCGAAACCAGGAATCGAGGGTGGAGACATGGGTTATAAAACCATTTTGCATGAGGCCGAAGACGGCGTGGCGGTCATAACAATCAACCGGCCGGAGGCCTTGAACTCCCTTACGCCGGAGGTGCTGTCCGAAATGGCGGAGGCGGTGGAGGCGGCGGCAGGGGACCCTGCGACCGGCGTCATTGTCATAACCGGCGCGGGGCGGGCCTTTTGTTCGGGAGTGGATCTCAAGGCTGCGGCGAGCCTTGGGGAGGCGGATATCGAGGCCAGGCTGCATGGACCGGCCCGACGTCTGCAATCCGTCATGGAGACGGCGCCTGTCGTCGTGATCGGCATGATCAACGGATTTTGCCTGACCGGCGGTTTGGAGATCGCCCTGGCCTGCGATCTTTTAGTGGCCGGCGAGGACGCCAAATTCGCCGACACCCACACCAAGTGGGGGCTGCGGTGCATGTGGGGGATGAGCGCTCGCCTGCCCCAAAGGGTCGGGGAGATGAAGGCCAGGGAAATGACCTATACCGGGGAAATGATCAGCGGAAGGGAGGCGGAAAGGATTGGCCTGATAAACAAGGCCGTTCCCGCCGCGGAATTGAAAAATGCGGTATGGAATCTGGCCGGCAAGATCATGGCCAATAGCAAAGAAGCCAACGCTGCGCACAAGTTGCTGTATTACCGAAACAAAATGGACAGCATGAAAGAAAGCCTGGAACGGGAGTACTCCGCCGACCAAGCGGCCGGCGACGCCCAGGATCGCATTCAAGGCTTCGCGAAAAGCTAAGGCCTCATATTTCGGGAATCAATTTTTCAACATGTAATCAAGAGATTGCGACAGGCGATGAGGAGTTCAACGCCAAAGGCGATCCCCAAAAAACTCCCTCCCCCTTGACGGGGGAGGGCTGGGGTGGGGGTGATATATCACGTCTTTTCTGATGGTTCCCCCCCATCCTGTCCTTCCCCCGCCAGGGGGGAAGGGACCATGACTCTTGGGCTCTGGTATATAGAAAGATCTTGGGCTCTGGCGTAATTACTTGATTTCAATATTTATTTCCAAGTTCCGAAGGTTAAAGAATACTTCTTACCCCCTAAGTAAGCTACGGAAAGGAATTCCATGAATTTTGAAACCTTGCTTTTTGAAGAAAAGGACAACATCGGGCTTTTAACCTTGAACAGGCCCAAGACCGTCAACGCCTTGAACCAAAAAATGATCGAGGAGCTGCACGCCTTGTTCGACGCCCTGGAAGCCAATGAGAGCATTCGGGTTTTGGTTCTCACGGGAGCCGGCGAAAAGGGCTTTTGCTCCGGCATGGATATGAAGGAATCCGCGGCCCAGCTTTTTGAGGCGACCCCGGCCCTGATTTACAAGCATCAATCCCTGGCCTCCAGGTTGTTTTACAAAATGCGGCGCCTCCCCCAGCCGATTATTGCGGCGGTTCACGGAGCCGCCTCCGGGGCCGGGTTCAGCTTCGCCCTGGCTTCGGACGTGCGCATCATTACCCCCCACGCCCGTTTTAACGCGGCGTACATCAATATCGGCCTTGGCGGCGCCGACTTGGCCAGCAGCTATTTTCTGCCCCGGCTGATCGGTTCGGGACGCGCCAATGAGTTTCTGCTTACCGGCGATTTTATGTCCGCTGAAGAAGCCATTCAACTGGGGTTCGCCAGCCGGATGGTTGAAAAGGAGAACCTTGTTGATACGGCCTTGGAAATTGCCGGAAAGATGGCGTCGAAAAATCCCCTGGGTTTGAAAATGACCAAGGAGGCCATCAATCAGAACCTGAATGCGGGTTCCTTGGAGCAGGCCCTTCATGTGGAAAACCGGAACCAGTCGTTTCTTATCGCGTCCATGAAGCTGGGCGCATAATCAATTTTTCGAGAGGGAAAAATGGCGAGTAAATTCGTAAGCAAGAGGAATATCGACTTTTTATTATACGACGTCTTTAACGTGGATGAGCTGACCCGGTTCGACTACTACAAAGAGCACAACCATAAGGTGTTTGACATGGTCGTTTCGTCCGCCGTGCAATTGGCCAAAAACCTTATGCGGCCAATCCTGGAAGAAATGGACGTCACGCCACCGGAACTGGTGGACGGCGAGGTGAAGGTTCACCCCAAGGTGAAGGAAATCATGAAGGAATGCGGCGAGGGGGGCTGGATTGCGTCCAACTTTCCCCTGGAATACGGGGGAGATCAGTTTCCCCTGACGCTCACCAACATGTCCCGGTTCATCTTTGCCGCCGCCAATTACTCCGCCAGCGTGTATTCCGACGCCAACGCAGGCGCCGCCCATTTGATCATTTCCTTTGGGGATAAGGCGTTGCAGGAGACCTATCTGGACAAACTGATTCAAGGAGAATGGCAGGGAACCATGGCCCTGACCGAGCCCCAGGCCGGCAGCTCCTTGTCGGACATCACCACCACCGCCTATCCCACGGACGAGGGGTATTATAAAATCCGGGGGCATAAAATATTTATCTCCGGCGGGGATCACGACGCCCTGGACAACATCGTCCACCTCATGCTGGCGAGGATTGACGGAGCGCCGGCCGGGACCAAGGGGATCTCCCTTTTTGTGGTTCCCAAAAAACGGGTGGAACCGGACGGATCGCTTGTTTTCAACGATGTTGTCTGCTCAAGCGTTTATCATAAGCTGGGCTACAAAGGCATGCCCCTTACCGAGCTGAGCATCGGAGAAAAAAACGACTGCCGCGGCTATCTGATAGGAGAGCCTCACAAGGGGTTGAAATGCATGTTCCAGATGATGAACGAAGCCCGGATTGAAGTGGGCCTGGGCGCAGCGGGCATTGCAACAGCGGCCTATTACGCTTCCCTGGAATACGCCAAGGACCGCCCCCAAGGGCGGAGGATTACGGAAAAGGACCCTACGCAGCCCCAGACGCCCATCATCAATCATGCCGACGTGAAAAGGATGCTTTTACTCCAAAGGTCCATTGTGGAAGGCTCCCTTTCCCTGTTGACCCAGTGCGGCATGTATTACGACCTGGCTCTGGTTGCGGACAATGAAGAAGACAAGGAAAAATATCATTTGCTGCTGGAGATTTTAACCCCCATAGCCAAAAGCTTTCCCTCTGAAATGGGAGTCCTTTCCGTGAGCAACGGCCTGCAATGCTTCGGCGGATACGGGTATTGCGATGATTTTCCCATAGAGCAGTATTATCGGGATATCAGGATTCATCCCATTCATGAAGGCGCCACGGGCATTCAGGCCATGGACCTTTTGGGGCGCAAAGTGCTGATGAAAAACGGCAAGGCGTCCATGTTTTACAACCAGGAAGTCCAAAAAACCATCGACGTGGCCAAAGGCGTAAAGAGCCTGGAGCCCTACGCCGTCAGGTTGGACGAGGCCATGCATCAGTTACAGCAGGTTACCATGCATCTGCTTGGCGTGGCCCAGGAAGACGGGCCGGAGGTGTTCCTGGCCGACGCCAGCCTGTACCTGGAGTATTTCGGGCGTATCGCAGTCGGGTGGCAATGGCTGTTGCAGGGAATCGCCGCCCAAACCAAGCTGGAGAAAGGGCCTTCAAAGAAGGAGGCGGATTTCTATACCGGCAAGGTTTATACCATGCAATATTATTTTCACTATGAACTTTCCAAGATCAAAGGCCTGTCCGAGCGCCTCATGGAAAAGGCGCATTTGTGCGTAGACATGCAGACGGATTATTTTTACGATTAGAAGGATAGCGGCGCCGCGACTCAAAAGCGGGATTGCATGCAAGAAACAGCGGATGCAATCCCGCTGATCCGCCTTTTACCCCCCAAAAAATGCCTCACCTTCACTGCGGCGAACTCCTCAATCAGGCGATTGGCCAGGCTCGCTTTAGGGGTATTGGGTAATTTGGCTCCGGTCACACTGGTTCTTAAAATGGCCAAGCTCGTCTCCTTTTTTGTTTTGACGGGTTTGGGCGTTCCACACGTTTTCCGTACCCGGCGATTACTAGCCTGGAAAAAGGTTAAAACCTCCGCCTTTAGGCGAATGGATTTATCCGTTGGTTACGTGAGTTCAAAGCCCATAAGAGTCCTATGGACTATCGCTATGGGAGTCATACGGTATTCAACATAGAATACCATTTTGTGTGGGTGAACAAATACCGCTGCAAGGCGTTGCATGGTGACCTATCGTTACGAGTTCGGGAACTGGTCCGTCAAACGTTTGAATTGTTTGGAATTCGAATTACCAAAGGGGTGGTGAGCAAGGATCATGTACACATTTTTGTGTCCGCGCCCCCTACACTGGCTCCCAGTGAGATAAGACGAAGGATAAAAGGGCGAAGCGCAACAAAGTTGTTTGAAGAGTTTCCCCATTTGAAAAAGCGGTATTGAGGTCGGCATTTTTGGGTGCGGGGATATTTTGTGTTATCGCGGGCCAAGTTACCGATGAAATGATCAAGAATTATCTGGAGCATCATTTTGAACCCAATCCCGATGATAATTTCAAATTAGAAAGCTAACGACGGGTCTGCGACCCGTATCCGTGCTTTCAGCACTTAAAAAAAAATCCTCCTACTTTTAGCCAGTGGTCGTTTAGTTTATGTATATTTACTTGTAGCTACAACCTCTATCCCTGAAATGAATATCAAATATTTTACATAAAAAAATAGCTTATTTAGTATTAAGCTGAAGTCACCCCTGATATGACGATTTGGTGCCGAAGGCCGGACTTGAACCGGCACGGGCGTGGCCCACTACCCCCTCAAGATAGCGTGTCTACCAATTCCACCACTTCGGCAAGTATGTCTTTTATTCGGCTGCAGGAGCCGGTGTTGCTTCCGCTGCAGGCGCGGCCGGCGCCTCCTCAGCGGTTGCCGCTGCAGCTTCCGACGCGGGAGCGGCTTCTTCCGCCGCCTGGGCTGCAGCATCTGCTTCAGCCTTCAAGTCATCCACAACAACGTCTGTGGGCATTGCCTGATCCATCTCCTCCTGGGTGATGGGCTCGGGCGCAACCGCTCTTCTTTCCATGGCGCTGTCGGACGGAATCGCCAGGAACAAGGAAGTGCACATGAACAAAACCGCAGCCACCGTGGTGCCTTTGCTCAGGAAGCCTGCGGGGCCTGAACTGCCGAACACGGTCTGGCTGCTTCCTCCGCCAAAGGCGGCGCCCATGTCGGCTCCTTTGCCTGTTTGCAGAAGAACAATCAGGATGAGCGCAATACAAACAACAATGTGGATCACGGTAACGAGTATCGTCATGATTTCCTTTTCCGCCATTTATACGGATTGGCGGCCTTCCTTTGGTTTTGCGGCCGTTTTATTGGAACTTGACTATTTGCGAGAAAGTCTCAGGATCCAAGCTGGCGCCGCCGACCAGTCCTCCGTCAATATCCGGCTTGCTCATCAACTGGGCGATGTTGGCCGGTTTGACGCTCCCCCCATACAATATGCGTGTGGATTTGGCAAGATCTTTTCCTAACAATTCAGCCAAAACCTTGCGGATAAATGCATGGGCTTCCTGGGCTTGATCATCGGTTGCGGTTTTGCCGGTGCCGATGGCCCAGACAGGCTCATAGGCGACCACCAAGGCGTCCTCCCCCGAGCCGGGAAAAATGTCTTTTAGACCGTCTTTGAGCTGTTTGTCAAGCACATTCAGCGTTTTTTCCTGATCTCTTTCCTCTTCCGTCTCGCCGATGCACAAAACAGCCTTCAAACCCGCCTCCAGAGCGGCCTTGATCTTCTTATTCACGGTTTCGTCGGTCTCGCCGAAATACTGGCGCCGTTCCGAGTGGCCGATGATCACGTGGGAGCACCCCGCAGCCTTGAGCATAGGGCCGGAGAGTTCGCCCGTATAGGCGCCTTCGGTCTCCCAGTGCATATTCTGGGCGCCCAGGGCGACGGCGCTTCCCTCCAGGGCTTGCGCTACGGGAACCAGACAGGCGAAGGTGGGGGCGATCATCACGTCCACGCCTTCTACGCCCTTGACCAGTTCAGCCAGGGCGGCCGCGTCGCGGGCGGCCTCCTGGGGAGTCTTGAACATTTTCCAGTTTCCGGCGATAAGCGGCGTTCTGGCGTCCATTAGCATGCCTCCGGCAAGGATTTACCTACCATTTCAGCAAGATCGGCTACGCGGTTGGCGTATCCCCATTCGTTATCGTACCAGGAGCACACCTTTACCATGTCGTCGATGACGTAGGTCAGGCCGGAGTCGAACGTAGAGGAAGCCGGGCAGGTGACGAGGTCCGTGGAGACCAGGGGCAGGTCGTCGGAATAATCCAGGATGCCCTTGAGTTCGCCTTCGGCGGCCTTTTTCATGACTTCGTTGACTGCTTCCACGGAGCCCGGGGCTTTTTCCACGTTCACCACCAGGTCCACAATGGAGACGTCCGGGGTGGGGACGCGAATGGCGAAGCCGTTCAGCTTGCCTTCCAGTTCGGGGATGACCAGAGCCACGGCCTTGGCGGCGCCCGTCGTGGTGGGGATCATGGACAGGGCCGCGGAGCGGGCCCTGCGGAGATCCTTATGAGGAGCGTCCAGCAGCCTCTGGTCCGAGGTGTAGGCGTGGGTGGTGGTCATAAGGCCCTTTTTGATGCCGAAATTCTCCATGAGCACCTTGGCCACGGGGGCCAGGCAGTTGGTGGTGCAGGAAGCATTGGAGATAATATCGTGCTTGGCCGGGTCGTATTCGTTCTGGTTCACGCCCAGGACGATGGTCACGTCGGGTTCTTTGGCCGGAGCGGAAATGATGACTTTCTTGGCGCCGGCTTTCAGGTGTTTGGCTGCATTTTCACGGTCCCGGAACAGACCGGTGCACTCGCAGGCGATGTCCACGCCGTAGTGTTCCCAAGGCAGAAGCGCCGGATCCTTGACTGTGGATACGGGAATGACTTTTCCGTCCACTTCAATGCTGGCGTCTCCGGCTTTCACTTCGCAGTCCAGTTTGCCGTGGGTGGAGTCGTATTTCAACAGGTGGGCCAGGGTTTTGGTATCCATCAAGTCATTGATCGCCGCCACTTCCAGGGAAGGATGGGCCAATGCAGCCCGAAAAAGAAGACGTCCTATCCGCCCAAAGCCGTTGATTGCAATTTTCGTGGTCATAATGCCTCCTTGGGATTTTTTTTTGCATCACCAGGGCAGCCTCCCTGGTTTCCGGATAATAGTTAGGCCGTTTGCCGCAGCAGGCGAATCCCGCCTTTTCATATAAAGCCGCGGCGGCGGCGTTGGATTCTCTCACCTCCAGGAGGGCGGTTTCCGCGCCCAGGGCCGAAGCCATGGCGCAGACGGCCTCCAGAATCCACAAGCCAACTCCCCTGCCCCGGAACTCCGGAGCCACCGCAATGCGCATCAGATGCATTTCATCCATCAAAATGCGGATGCAGCAATACGCAATAATATCGCCGTCCGCATGGTCACCCTGGAGCTTGGCCGCCACGCATCGGGCGTCGGGGAGCTTCAACTCACTCTCAAAATAGGGGCGGGGCCAGGGGAACAGGAAACAGTCCCCGTCAACCCGGCATATTTCATCTAAATCCGCCGGGTCCATCGCCTCCAGGGTTATGGAACAATTCATATTAGCCGGTTTTGTTGCCCTTTAATATACCGCTCGCCAGGCAAATGCTCTTCTTGCCGTACGCCTCAACTTCCTGGGCCAGCTCCCTGATGTGTTTGCCCTCTTTTTGCCGGGTCTTGACGGCCCTCAGGAGAACGGGAAGATTGACTCCGGACATGACTTCCACACGTCCTTCCTCCAGGAAGGAATAACTCAGGTTGGAAGGAGTTCCCCCGAACATGTCCGTCAGGATGAGGACTCCCTCGTTTTGATTGACGTTTTTGATGGCCTTGGCGATATCATCCCGCAGCTTGGTTGCGGATTCCTTCAAATTGATGGAAACCGCCTGGGCGGACTCGATGGGCGCCCCTAGGACGAACTCTCCGGCGGAGAGCAGGGCGTCGCCAAGTTGGGAGTGGGTTACAACAACAATACCGATCATGATTACTAAGGTTTCCTAAGTGTTTTTCGGCGCCGGGGCGGCGTCGGGCCGCTCCGGTTTGCGTCTTAAAGGACGCAGGATGCCCCGCGATTGCTCGCGGTTTGATTAAGGTTTAAGCCGGAAAAAGGTAACTATACGGCGCCAAGCAAAGGCTTTGCAAGACCCAATTCCGGCGGGGCCTAAAAAATAAACAGGCCCGGACGGGCCAGAACATTTTCACGTATCGGACTAAAAAGCAAGGACTTTACCGTTCAATATCCCGGTGCGAAAGGGATACATTCGAGAAAAGACCCTTTAAATGCTCATAAACTATGCCGGCCACGGACACCGACCGATGCTTTCCGCCCGTGCATCCAACGGCCA
The Desulfatibacillum aliphaticivorans DSM 15576 DNA segment above includes these coding regions:
- a CDS encoding sigma-54 interaction domain-containing protein, giving the protein MDENKFFREATLRICGSIEIEKALFDCLDYLKNFIPAESVYLHFIDLKEKTGVVYAMANGDGGRQLNIRFDYPAPVWRLIGDGSDLPEEVLLDRADKGALGQHMLKIAGLSGIRSLMMMRLSLGSKEVGVIAFEARGESRFGREHLHRLRLLQSPFAVAISNSRRYIELLELKNLLADDNKYLQQELLSQKSDEIIGADFGLKHVMQQVNKVAPLSSPVLLMGETGVGKEVIANAIHKYSSRRNEPFIKVNCGAISEALIDSELFGHVRGAFTGAFENKRGRFERAHQGSIFLDEIGELPKAAQLRLLRVLQEMEFEPVGSAKTIKVDARVIAATNRNLEDMVAEGSFRKDLYFRLKVFPIYIPPLRERACDIPALTQYFMHKKYREMGFAEYPSLAPGAVKRLETYAWPGNVRELENAVERAMIVSGGKTLHFDDSGFEKPRSVPEEAPHDAEDSPAMLDEVISSHIIKMLHRTKGKINGEDGAARAMGVNPATLRNKMRKLGVPFGRGVRYK
- a CDS encoding enoyl-CoA hydratase/isomerase family protein, which codes for MGYKTILHEAEDGVAVITINRPEALNSLTPEVLSEMAEAVEAAAGDPATGVIVITGAGRAFCSGVDLKAAASLGEADIEARLHGPARRLQSVMETAPVVVIGMINGFCLTGGLEIALACDLLVAGEDAKFADTHTKWGLRCMWGMSARLPQRVGEMKAREMTYTGEMISGREAERIGLINKAVPAAELKNAVWNLAGKIMANSKEANAAHKLLYYRNKMDSMKESLEREYSADQAAGDAQDRIQGFAKS
- a CDS encoding enoyl-CoA hydratase/isomerase family protein, with translation MNFETLLFEEKDNIGLLTLNRPKTVNALNQKMIEELHALFDALEANESIRVLVLTGAGEKGFCSGMDMKESAAQLFEATPALIYKHQSLASRLFYKMRRLPQPIIAAVHGAASGAGFSFALASDVRIITPHARFNAAYINIGLGGADLASSYFLPRLIGSGRANEFLLTGDFMSAEEAIQLGFASRMVEKENLVDTALEIAGKMASKNPLGLKMTKEAINQNLNAGSLEQALHVENRNQSFLIASMKLGA
- a CDS encoding acyl-CoA dehydrogenase, giving the protein MASKFVSKRNIDFLLYDVFNVDELTRFDYYKEHNHKVFDMVVSSAVQLAKNLMRPILEEMDVTPPELVDGEVKVHPKVKEIMKECGEGGWIASNFPLEYGGDQFPLTLTNMSRFIFAAANYSASVYSDANAGAAHLIISFGDKALQETYLDKLIQGEWQGTMALTEPQAGSSLSDITTTAYPTDEGYYKIRGHKIFISGGDHDALDNIVHLMLARIDGAPAGTKGISLFVVPKKRVEPDGSLVFNDVVCSSVYHKLGYKGMPLTELSIGEKNDCRGYLIGEPHKGLKCMFQMMNEARIEVGLGAAGIATAAYYASLEYAKDRPQGRRITEKDPTQPQTPIINHADVKRMLLLQRSIVEGSLSLLTQCGMYYDLALVADNEEDKEKYHLLLEILTPIAKSFPSEMGVLSVSNGLQCFGGYGYCDDFPIEQYYRDIRIHPIHEGATGIQAMDLLGRKVLMKNGKASMFYNQEVQKTIDVAKGVKSLEPYAVRLDEAMHQLQQVTMHLLGVAQEDGPEVFLADASLYLEYFGRIAVGWQWLLQGIAAQTKLEKGPSKKEADFYTGKVYTMQYYFHYELSKIKGLSERLMEKAHLCVDMQTDYFYD
- the secG gene encoding preprotein translocase subunit SecG, which encodes MTILVTVIHIVVCIALILIVLLQTGKGADMGAAFGGGSSQTVFGSSGPAGFLSKGTTVAAVLFMCTSLFLAIPSDSAMERRAVAPEPITQEEMDQAMPTDVVVDDLKAEADAAAQAAEEAAPASEAAAATAEEAPAAPAAEATPAPAAE
- the tpiA gene encoding triose-phosphate isomerase; the protein is MDARTPLIAGNWKMFKTPQEAARDAAALAELVKGVEGVDVMIAPTFACLVPVAQALEGSAVALGAQNMHWETEGAYTGELSGPMLKAAGCSHVIIGHSERRQYFGETDETVNKKIKAALEAGLKAVLCIGETEEERDQEKTLNVLDKQLKDGLKDIFPGSGEDALVVAYEPVWAIGTGKTATDDQAQEAHAFIRKVLAELLGKDLAKSTRILYGGSVKPANIAQLMSKPDIDGGLVGGASLDPETFSQIVKFQ
- the gap gene encoding type I glyceraldehyde-3-phosphate dehydrogenase, whose amino-acid sequence is MTTKIAINGFGRIGRLLFRAALAHPSLEVAAINDLMDTKTLAHLLKYDSTHGKLDCEVKAGDASIEVDGKVIPVSTVKDPALLPWEHYGVDIACECTGLFRDRENAAKHLKAGAKKVIISAPAKEPDVTIVLGVNQNEYDPAKHDIISNASCTTNCLAPVAKVLMENFGIKKGLMTTTHAYTSDQRLLDAPHKDLRRARSAALSMIPTTTGAAKAVALVIPELEGKLNGFAIRVPTPDVSIVDLVVNVEKAPGSVEAVNEVMKKAAEGELKGILDYSDDLPLVSTDLVTCPASSTFDSGLTYVIDDMVKVCSWYDNEWGYANRVADLAEMVGKSLPEAC
- the rimI gene encoding ribosomal protein S18-alanine N-acetyltransferase, with the translated sequence MNCSITLEAMDPADLDEICRVDGDCFLFPWPRPYFESELKLPDARCVAAKLQGDHADGDIIAYCCIRILMDEMHLMRIAVAPEFRGRGVGLWILEAVCAMASALGAETALLEVRESNAAAAALYEKAGFACCGKRPNYYPETREAALVMQKKIPRRHYDHENCNQRLWADRTSSFSGCIGPSFPGSGGDQ
- a CDS encoding PTS sugar transporter subunit IIA encodes the protein MIGIVVVTHSQLGDALLSAGEFVLGAPIESAQAVSINLKESATKLRDDIAKAIKNVNQNEGVLILTDMFGGTPSNLSYSFLEEGRVEVMSGVNLPVLLRAVKTRQKEGKHIRELAQEVEAYGKKSICLASGILKGNKTG